ACGTCGCGAGACGCTGCAGTTCTATCATCGCAAGACTCAGACTGAATTGGATAACATGATTCGTTATCGAATGAAGCCTGGAGTTTTTCTCGACGACTTTCTGGGTTATGTGCTCTATGCCGAACACATCTCACCCGATCGCACCCGTTTTGAAAACGTGATGCTGGGTCCAGGTCATAACACGCAGAATCAGCATTTCACCCTGCTCGCTCCCGCCGCAGCCATCACGGGCTCGGTGGAAGCCGGGGATCTGCGCATGTCCTTCGATTATGGAATCATCTACACGACGAAGGCTGATAGTGATGATGTTTCGGTGATCAAATTCAAACGCGCCGAGCTTGATCTCCTTTCGATTTTCCGCGAGCAGATCTTCGGGCCCGGATCAGCGGAAGATGATTATCGCAGCTACACGCCGGGTGAGCTGAGTCGTTACGTGGATTCGGTGAAAGACAGCAAGGAACCGAAGGATCGTGAGAATTATCTGAAGGCCCGCTTTCTTTATCATCAACGCATGAGCATGCCCTTCGCCTGCTTTGCATTTGCACTCTTTGCCATGGTGCTCGGTATTCAGGATGAACGGCGTGGAAAAAATCATGCGTTCCTCGGGGCCAGTCTTGCGATTGTGCTCGGCTACATTGCCATGATGTCGTTTAAGTTTC
This is a stretch of genomic DNA from Oligoflexus sp.. It encodes these proteins:
- a CDS encoding LptF/LptG family permease; this translates as MEIMPQFVTVFCVMSAVIVISQLVRLSEILVTFGLSVENLLLPFLFILMPFISIIVPISIMFAILLAFSRLSADGEFTAMIASGYSLRRALRPVLAVTFVAYLIALLGAVYFEAWGRRETLQFYHRKTQTELDNMIRYRMKPGVFLDDFLGYVLYAEHISPDRTRFENVMLGPGHNTQNQHFTLLAPAAAITGSVEAGDLRMSFDYGIIYTTKADSDDVSVIKFKRAELDLLSIFREQIFGPGSAEDDYRSYTPGELSRYVDSVKDSKEPKDRENYLKARFLYHQRMSMPFACFAFALFAMVLGIQDERRGKNHAFLGASLAIVLGYIAMMSFKFLAEKGMLSGPAGAWLPHLLMTGFGAFMVYQKNRLPPSESIFDLRHIPGLRNLRRRAKMRAD